Proteins co-encoded in one Taeniopygia guttata chromosome 4, bTaeGut7.mat, whole genome shotgun sequence genomic window:
- the CCT7 gene encoding T-complex protein 1 subunit eta isoform X1 — translation MMPTPVILLKEGTDTSQGIPQLVSNINACQVIAEAVRTTLGPRGMDKLIVDDRGKATISNDGATILKLLDVVHPAAKTLVDIAKSQDAEVGDGTTSVTLLAAEFLKQVKPYVEEGLHPQIIIRAFRTATQLAVNKIKDIAVSVKKEDKDEQRSLLEKCAATALSSKLISQSKEFFSKMVVDAVMMLDDLLQLKMIGIKKVQGGALEDSQLVAGVAFKKTFSYAGFEMQPKKYQSPKIALLNVELELKAEKDNAEVRVNTVEDYQAIVDAEWNILYDKLDKIHKSGAKVVLSKLPIGDVATQYFADRDMFCAGRVLDEDLKRTMMACGGSIQTSVNALSDDVLGRCELFEETQIGGERYNFFTGCPKAKTCTIILRGGAEQFMEETERSLHDAIMIVRRAIKNDSVVAGGGAIEMELSKFLRDYSRTIPGKQQLLIGAYAKALEIIPRQLCDNAGFDATNILNKLRAKHAQGGMWYGVDVTNEDIADNFSACVWEPAVVRINALTAASEAACLIVSVDETIRNPRSTVDAGAAPRGRGRARPHNH, via the exons ATGATG CCAACGCCGGTTATCCTGCTGAAGGAGGGCACGGACACCTCGCAGGGCATCCCGCAGCTGGTCAGCAACATCAACGCGTGCCAGGTGATCGCCGAGGCCGTGCGCACCACGCTGGGCCCGCGCGGCATGGACAAGCTCATCGTGGACGATCGGG GCAAAGCCACCATCTCCAACGATGGGGCCACCATCCTGAAGCTGCTGGACGTCGTCCACCCGGCCGCGAAGACCTTGGTGGACATCGCCAAATCCCAGGATGCTGAG GTGGGCGATGGCACCACGTCGGTGACCCTGCTGGCAGCCGAGTTCCTGAAGCAGGTGAAGCCCTACGTGGAGGAGGGGCTCCATCCGCAGATCATCATCCGCGCCTTCCGCACGGCCACGCAGCTG GCTGTGAACAAGATCAAAGACATCGCTGTCTCCGTGAAGAAGGAGGATAAAGA TGAGCAGAGGAGTCTCCTGGAAAAgtgtgcagccacagccctgAGCTCCAAGCTCATCTCCCAGAGCAAGGAGTTTTTCTCCAAGATGGTTGTAGATGCTGTGATGATGTTGGATGACTTGTTGCAGCTCAAGATGATCGGGATAAAGAAGGTGCAAGGAGGAGCTTTGGAA GACTCACAGCTGGTGGCTGGAGTTGCCTTTAAGAAAACCTTCTCCTATGCTGGGTTTGAGATGCAGCCCAAGAAGTACCAGTCCCCCAAAATCGCCCTGCTCAAcgtggagctggagctgaaagcTGAGAAGGACAACGCCGAGGTCAGAGTCAATACGGTGGAG GATTACCAGGCCATCGTGGACGCAGAGTGGAACATCCTGTACGACAAACTGGACAAGATCCACAAGTCAGGAGCCAAGGTGGTCCTGTCCAAGCTCCCCATTGGGGACGTGGCCACGCAGTACTTCGCTGACAGGGACATGTTCTGCGCCGGCCGCGTCCTGGACGAGGATCTCAAGAGGACCATGATG GCCTGTGGGGGATCCATCCAGACCAGTGTCAATGCCCTGTCGGATGATGTGCTGGGCCGCTGTGAGCTCTTTGAGGAGACTCAGATCGGGGGAGAGAG GTACAACTTCTTCACGGGCTGCCCCAAGGCCAAGACGTGCACCATCATCCTGCGCGGCGGCGCCGAGCAGTTCATGGAGGAGACGGAGCGCTCCCTGCACGACGCCATCATGATCGTCAGGAGGGCCATCAAG AACGACTCGGTGgtggcgggcggcggggccatCGAGATGGAGCTCTCCAAGTTCCTGCGGGACTACTCGCGCACCATCCCGggcaagcagcagctgctgatcGGCGCCTACGCCAAGGCCCTGGAGATCATCCCCCGGCAGCTCTGCGACAACGCCGGCTTCGACGCCACCAACATCCTCAACAAGCTGCGCGCCAAGCACGCCCAG gGCGGGATGTGGTACGGTGTGGACGTGACCAACGAGGACATAGCTGACAATTTCTCGGCGTGCGTGTGGGAGCCGGCCGTGGTGCGCATCAACGCGCTGACGGCCGCCTCGGAGGCCGCGTGCCTCATCGTGTCCGTGGACGAGACCATCCGCAACCCGCGCTCCACCGTGGACGCCGGTGCCGCTccccgcggccgcggccgggcccggccccacAACCACTGA
- the CCT7 gene encoding T-complex protein 1 subunit eta isoform X2 — MMPTPVILLKEGTDTSQGIPQLVSNINACQVIAEAVRTTLGPRGMDKLIVDDRGKATISNDGATILKLLDVVHPAAKTLVDIAKSQDAEVGDGTTSVTLLAAEFLKQVKPYVEEGLHPQIIIRAFRTATQLAVNKIKDIAVSVKKEDKDEQRSLLEKCAATALSSKLISQSKEFFSKMVVDAVMMLDDLLQLKMIGIKKVQGGALEDSQLVAGVAFKKTFSYAGFEMQPKKYQSPKIALLNVELELKAEKDNAEVRVNTVEDYQAIVDAEWNILYDKLDKIHKSGAKVVLSKLPIGDVATQYFADRDMFCAGRVLDEDLKRTMMACGGSIQTSVNALSDDVLGRCELFEETQIGGERYNFFTGCPKAKTCTIILRGGAEQFMEETERSLHDAIMIVRRAIKNDSVVAGGGAIEMELSKFLRDYSRTIPGKQQLLIGAYAKALEIIPRQLCDNAGFDATNILNKLRAKHAQGGMWH, encoded by the exons ATGATG CCAACGCCGGTTATCCTGCTGAAGGAGGGCACGGACACCTCGCAGGGCATCCCGCAGCTGGTCAGCAACATCAACGCGTGCCAGGTGATCGCCGAGGCCGTGCGCACCACGCTGGGCCCGCGCGGCATGGACAAGCTCATCGTGGACGATCGGG GCAAAGCCACCATCTCCAACGATGGGGCCACCATCCTGAAGCTGCTGGACGTCGTCCACCCGGCCGCGAAGACCTTGGTGGACATCGCCAAATCCCAGGATGCTGAG GTGGGCGATGGCACCACGTCGGTGACCCTGCTGGCAGCCGAGTTCCTGAAGCAGGTGAAGCCCTACGTGGAGGAGGGGCTCCATCCGCAGATCATCATCCGCGCCTTCCGCACGGCCACGCAGCTG GCTGTGAACAAGATCAAAGACATCGCTGTCTCCGTGAAGAAGGAGGATAAAGA TGAGCAGAGGAGTCTCCTGGAAAAgtgtgcagccacagccctgAGCTCCAAGCTCATCTCCCAGAGCAAGGAGTTTTTCTCCAAGATGGTTGTAGATGCTGTGATGATGTTGGATGACTTGTTGCAGCTCAAGATGATCGGGATAAAGAAGGTGCAAGGAGGAGCTTTGGAA GACTCACAGCTGGTGGCTGGAGTTGCCTTTAAGAAAACCTTCTCCTATGCTGGGTTTGAGATGCAGCCCAAGAAGTACCAGTCCCCCAAAATCGCCCTGCTCAAcgtggagctggagctgaaagcTGAGAAGGACAACGCCGAGGTCAGAGTCAATACGGTGGAG GATTACCAGGCCATCGTGGACGCAGAGTGGAACATCCTGTACGACAAACTGGACAAGATCCACAAGTCAGGAGCCAAGGTGGTCCTGTCCAAGCTCCCCATTGGGGACGTGGCCACGCAGTACTTCGCTGACAGGGACATGTTCTGCGCCGGCCGCGTCCTGGACGAGGATCTCAAGAGGACCATGATG GCCTGTGGGGGATCCATCCAGACCAGTGTCAATGCCCTGTCGGATGATGTGCTGGGCCGCTGTGAGCTCTTTGAGGAGACTCAGATCGGGGGAGAGAG GTACAACTTCTTCACGGGCTGCCCCAAGGCCAAGACGTGCACCATCATCCTGCGCGGCGGCGCCGAGCAGTTCATGGAGGAGACGGAGCGCTCCCTGCACGACGCCATCATGATCGTCAGGAGGGCCATCAAG AACGACTCGGTGgtggcgggcggcggggccatCGAGATGGAGCTCTCCAAGTTCCTGCGGGACTACTCGCGCACCATCCCGggcaagcagcagctgctgatcGGCGCCTACGCCAAGGCCCTGGAGATCATCCCCCGGCAGCTCTGCGACAACGCCGGCTTCGACGCCACCAACATCCTCAACAAGCTGCGCGCCAAGCACGCCCAG GGCGGGATGTGGCACTGA
- the PRADC1 gene encoding protease-associated domain-containing protein 1 isoform X2 produces MAALTNRKERGEAMNQWGARGGPVGGARAAMLLWLWRWLWLCVCCCPARGLRIHEYLYFQVLSPGDIRYIFTATPAKDFGGVFNTRYDQIHLVPADPPEACGELNNGVFIQDQIALVERGGCSFLSKTRVIQEHGGRAVIIADNAYDNDSFYIEMIQDSSRRTADIPALFLLGRDGYMIRRSLEQHGLPWAVISIPVNVTSIPTYEMMQPPWTFW; encoded by the exons ATGGCGGCGCTGACCAATAGGAAGGAGCGCGGTGAGGCCATGAACCAATGGGGAGCGCGGGGCGGCCCGGTGGGCGGGGCGCGCGCAGCCAtgctgctctggctctggcgctggctctggctctgcgtctgctgctgcccggcccgcg GATTACGCATCCATGAATATTTGTACTTCCAAGTGCTGAGCCCCGGAGACATCCGCTACATCTTCACTGCCACCCCAGCCAAGGATTTCGGTGGCGTGTTT AACACAAGGTACGACCAGATCCACCTGGTCCCCGCGGATCCTCCGGAGGCCTGCGGAGAGCTCAACAATGGGGTCTTCATCCAGGACCAGATCGCCTTGGTGGAGAGGGG gggctgctccttcCTGTCCAAGACCCGCGTGATCCAGGAGCACGGCGGGCGGGCCGTCATCATCGCCGACAACGCCTACGACAACGACAGCTTCTACATCGAGATGATCCAGGACAGCTCCCGGCGCACGGCCGACATCCCCGCGCTCTTCCTGCTGGGCAGGGACGG GTACATGATCAGGCGCTCCCTGGAGCAGCACGGGCTCCCCTGGGCCGTCATCTCCATTCCTGTCAACGTCACCAGCATTCCCACCTACGAGATGATGCAGCCCCCCTGGACCTTCTGGTAG
- the PRADC1 gene encoding protease-associated domain-containing protein 1 isoform X1: MGSAGRPGGRGARSHAALALALALALRLLLPGPRDFAFSLPCLSSVLSPPGLRIHEYLYFQVLSPGDIRYIFTATPAKDFGGVFNTRYDQIHLVPADPPEACGELNNGVFIQDQIALVERGGCSFLSKTRVIQEHGGRAVIIADNAYDNDSFYIEMIQDSSRRTADIPALFLLGRDGYMIRRSLEQHGLPWAVISIPVNVTSIPTYEMMQPPWTFW, translated from the exons ATGGGGAGCGCGGGGCGGCCCGGTGGGCGGGGCGCGCGCAGCCAtgctgctctggctctggcgctggctctggctctgcgtctgctgctgcccggcccgcg ggattttgcCTTTAGTTTGCCTTGCCTCAGCTCTGTCCTTTCACCCCCAGGATTACGCATCCATGAATATTTGTACTTCCAAGTGCTGAGCCCCGGAGACATCCGCTACATCTTCACTGCCACCCCAGCCAAGGATTTCGGTGGCGTGTTT AACACAAGGTACGACCAGATCCACCTGGTCCCCGCGGATCCTCCGGAGGCCTGCGGAGAGCTCAACAATGGGGTCTTCATCCAGGACCAGATCGCCTTGGTGGAGAGGGG gggctgctccttcCTGTCCAAGACCCGCGTGATCCAGGAGCACGGCGGGCGGGCCGTCATCATCGCCGACAACGCCTACGACAACGACAGCTTCTACATCGAGATGATCCAGGACAGCTCCCGGCGCACGGCCGACATCCCCGCGCTCTTCCTGCTGGGCAGGGACGG GTACATGATCAGGCGCTCCCTGGAGCAGCACGGGCTCCCCTGGGCCGTCATCTCCATTCCTGTCAACGTCACCAGCATTCCCACCTACGAGATGATGCAGCCCCCCTGGACCTTCTGGTAG
- the PRADC1 gene encoding protease-associated domain-containing protein 1 precursor (The RefSeq protein has 3 substitutions, 2 frameshifts compared to this genomic sequence) — protein MLLWLWRWLWLCVCCCPGRGLRIHEYLYFQVLSPGDIRYIFTATPAKDFGGVFVRPDPPGPRGSSGGLRRAQQWGLHPGPDRLGGEGGLLLPVQDPRDPGARRAGRHHRRQRLRQRQLLHRDDPGQLPAHGRHPRALPAGQGRVHDQALPGAARAPLGRHLHSCQRHQHSHLRDDAAPLDLLVAAGCSRTCWCIPGPCPEVKASGFEERIPTRSRDPAGFGGREIFLLAPRCGPGQAPVPGNLEPGTDL, from the exons Atgctgctctggctctggcgctggctctggctctgcgtctgctgctgcccggcccgcg GATTACGCATCCATGAATATTTGTACTTCCAAGTGCTGAGCCCCGGAGACATCCGCTACATCTTCACTGCCACCCCAGCCAAGGATTTCGGTGGCGTGTTT GTACGACCAGATCCACCTGGTCCCCGCGGATCCTCCGGAGGCCTGCGGAGAGCTCAACAATGGGGTCTTCATCCAGGACCAGATCGCCTTGGTGGAGAGGGG gggctgctccttcCTGTCCAAGACCCGCGTGATCCAGGAGCACGGCGGGCGGGCCGTCATCATCGCCGACAACGCCTACGACAACGACAGCTTCTACATCGAGATGATCCAGGACAGCTCCCGGCGCACGGCCGACATCCCCGCGCTCTTCCTGCTGGGCAGGGACGG GTACATGATCAGGCGCTCCCTGGAGCAGCACGGGCTCCCCTGGGCCGTCATCTCCATTCCTGTCAACGTCACCAGCATTCCCACCTACGAGATGATGCAGCCCCCCTGGACCTTCTGGTAGCAGCAGGCTGCTCAAGGACTTGCTGGTGCATCCCAGGACCTTGCCCTGAG AGCGGCTTTGAGGAGAGGATCCCAGCACGCTCCAGAGATCCCGCTGGATTCGGCGACAGGGAGATCTTTCTGCTGGCACCGCGGTGTGGCCCAGGGCAAGCACCAGTGCC GGGGAACCTTGAGCCCGGCACTGACCTGTGA
- the SMYD5 gene encoding protein-lysine N-trimethyltransferase SMYD5 has protein sequence MAAAAGPHAGAAAEARFISSAKGKGLFATRNIRKGETVFVERPVVSSQFLWNALYNYRACDHCLRALETAEENAQRLLGRSSLVLPHPEQCSIRKDLHQQCPRCQVTYCSAECRQAALEQYHQVLCLGPSRDDPTHPLNKLQEAWRNMHYPPETSSIMLMARMVATIKQAKDKEWWIKVFSQFCNKTANEEEEIVHKLLGDKFKGQLELLRLLFTEALYDEYLSRWFTPEGFRSLFALVGTNGQGIGTSSLSQWVHACDALDLPMLQREELDAFIDQLYKDIEKESGEFLNCEGSGLYVLQSCCNHSCIPNAETSFPENNFLLHLTALEDIEAGEEICISYLDCCQRERSRHSRNKILRENYLFTCSCPKCLAQADDADVTSDEEEEGEGETDDAELEDEMTDV, from the exons atggcggccgcggcggggccaCACGCCGGGGCTGCGGCGGAGGCGCGGTTCATCAGCAGCGCCAAG GGAAAGGGCTTGTTCGCCACCAGAAACATCCGCAAAGGGGAAACAGTCTTCGTGGAGAGGCCGGTGGTGTCTTCCCAGTTCCTCTGGAATGCCCTGTACAACTACCGAG CCTGTGATCACTGCCTGCGGGCGCTGGAGACGGCGGAGGAGAACGCCCAGCGCCTGCTGGGGAGGAGCTCCCTGGTGCTGCCTCACCCGGAGCAGTGCAGCATCCGGAAGGACCTGCACCAGCAGTGTCCCCGCTGCCAG GTGACGTACTGCAGCGCAGAATGCAGgcaggcagctctggagcagtACCACCAGGTGCTCTGCCTCGGCCCGTCCCGGGACGACCCCACGCACCCCCTCAACAAGCTGCAGGAGGCATGGAG AAACATGCATTACCCTCCAGAGACTTCCAGCATCATGCTGATGGCCAGGATGGTTGCCACCATCAAACAG GCTAAAGACAAGGAGTGGTGGATCAAGGTCTTCTCCCAGTTCTGCAACAAGACAGCAAATGAAGAAGAGGAGATTGTGCACAAGCTGCTGGGGGACAAATTTAAG ggacagctggagctgctgcgcCTGCTCTTCACCGAAGCCCTTTATGATGAGTATCTCAGCAGG TGGTTCACCCCAGAAGGCTTTCGATCCCTCTTTGCCCTCGTTGGGACCAATGGCCAAGGCATAGGAACCAG ctccctgagcCAGTGGGTGCACGCGTGCGACGCGCTGGATCTGCCCATGCTGCAGCGGGAGGAGCTGGACGCCTTCATCGACCAGCTCTACAAGGACATCGAGAAGG agtCGGGAGAGTTCCTCAACTGCGAGGGATCAGGGCTGTAcgtgctgcagagctgct GTAACCACAGCTGCATCCCCAATGCTGAGACATCCTTCCCAGAAAACAACTTCCTCCTGCATCTCACTGCTCTGGAGGACATCGAAGCAGGAGAG GAAATCTGCATCAGTTACTTAGATTGCTGTCAGAGGGAGCGCAGCAGACACAGCCGCAACAAGATACTCAG GGAGAACTACTTGTTTACCTGCTCGTGTCCCAAGTGCCTCGCGCAAGCCGACGACGCCGACGTGACGTCGGACGAAGAGGAGGAGGGCGAAGGAGAGACGGACGATGCAGAGCTGGAGGATGAGATGACTGATGTGTGA